The Geomonas ferrireducens DNA segment CCGCCGGGCTTCACCACCTCGCTCGCCGCGCGGCTGGACCGCAGCAGCACCCTCACCGTTCGGGAGGCGAGTGACGGCGAGACGGTGAGGGCGGGAAACGTCTACGTCGCCCCGGCCGGCTGGCACATGCGGCTTCGGCGCAAGGACGGCGCCCTCCAGGTCTGGCTGGATCCGGAGTCCGGAGGGCACCTGCATTGCCCGTCCGTCGACGCGCTCTTCGAGTCGGCGGCCGAGGTTTGCGGCAGCCGCTCCCTTGGTGTCGTCCTGACCGGCATGGGCAAGGACGGTGCGGCCGGCGCCCGTGCCATCAAAAAGGTCGGGGGGAGGGTCGTCGTGGAGTCGGAGGAGACCGCGATCGTCTACGGGATGCCGAAGGCGGTGGCGGAAGCGGTCTGCGTCGACGCCGCGGTCCCGCTCTACCAGGTTGCCGATACCATAGCGGGCATGGTCCAGGGGACGGCGCGGGCAAAGCGTTAGTAATTGAGGGGCGGGAGCTTAAATTTCCCGACCGGCTGCCGATAAGGGTAAAGAGATCCGCACTCGGGAGCCAGCGCCACATGCCCAACACCACCAGAATACTCGCCGTCGATGATGAACCGGTCTTCCGTTTCCTTCTGGAGAAGCAGCTTCGCGACATCGGCTATACCGTCCATACCGCGGTGGACGGCCTGCAGGCGTTGGAGGTGCTGGAACAGCAGCCGATCGACCTGATCCTCTCCGACCTGGTCATGCCGAGGATGGACGGGCTTGCCCTGATCGAGGAGGTGCAAAAGCGCAAAGCGGCCCCTCCCATCATCGTCATAACGGCGCACGGCAGCGTCGAGAGCGCCGTGGAGGCGATGCGGCGCGGCGCCTACGACTACCTGGAAAAACCCTACCAGCCTGACGACCTGCGCATCACCATCAAGCGCGCCATCGATTATCAGCACATCGTTCGTGAAAACGAGCAGATCAAGGGGCTGCTCTCGGATCGGTACACCTTCCAGAGCGTCGTCACCGTGAACGCCGCGATGAAGCAGGTGCTGGAGTTAGCCGCGCGTGTCGCGACGGCGCGGCAGACCACGGTGGCGATCTACGGCGAGAGCGGGTCGGGGAAGGAGGTGCTGGCGCGCGCCATCCATTTCGCGGGGAAGGGGCTTCCCGCCGAGTTCGTGGCGGTGAACTGCGCGGCAATTCCCGAGCACCTGATGGAGAGCGAGCTCTTCGGACACGTGCGCGGCGCCTTCACCGGCGCGGACCGCGACCGCGAGGGGAAGTTCAGCCTCGCCCGCAAGGGAACCATCCTCCTCGACGAGATCGGCGACATGCCGCTCGCGCTGCAGGCGAAGCTTCTGCGCGTGCTGCAGGAGCGCGTCTTCGAGAAGATCGGCAGCAACACTCCGATCCCCGTTTCCTGCCGGGTCATCGTCGCCACCAACAGAAGTCTCGCCGAACTGGTCGCTGCCGGACGCTTCCGCGAGGACCTGTACCACCGCATCAACGTCTTCCCGCTCACCATCCCGCCGCTTTGCGAACGAAAGGACGACATCCCGATCCTGTGCGATCACATCCTTGAACAGCTGCGCCAGCACCTTGGGAAGCCCTTGCCCGGGATCTCGCCGCAGGCGATGGAGGTGATGCTCAACTACCGCTGGCCGGGAAACGTGCGCGAGCTGCACAACTGCCTGGAGCGGGCGGCGATCCTCACCGACAACGAACTGATCCGTCCCGAGCACCTGGCTCTCGCCGGTGCCTCCCCTGGGGCTGAGAAACCGGCAGCGGACGGAGATCGTGTCAGCTACCACCTCTCGCTCTCCCCGGACGAGCTCTCTCTCGAAGCCCTCACCGAACAGATCCTCGACGTCACCCTGCAGCGCTGCGGGGGGAACAAGTCGAAGGCGGCACAGCTTCTCAAGGTGAACCGGAAGGCCTTCTACCGCTCCTGACGGGATTCGATTCGCAGCAATGCCGTCGCCGTTTTCGCCCCGGCTCTCGCGTCTTGTCATATTCCCGTCCCCAATCCGTACAGGGTGTCCCTTTGGGGGACACTCCGGTACCCCTCTCCTTCAGCTAACTCCCCGAAAACACGTCCAAAACATTCTTGGCACCGGTCGTGCTACGTACTGCAGTACAGACGCCGCACTGTTCCGCAGGGAACAGGGGCAAACGGACCGGCCGTAGCGGTAGCCTTCAAGGCTCCGCGGCCACACAGCAGTCACGGAGGAATCACAATGAGAACGATAAGGGATCTGAAGGTAGGAACAAAGCTGGCGGCCGGGTTCGCCTGCGTTGCGGTCATAGCGGCGGTGATCGGCTTCATCGGAATCAGGGGCACCAACAACCTCAACGCGGAAGGGAAAAGGACCTACGAGAAAGTGACCGTCCCGCTCGGGCAACTGGCCGGGATGTCCGTCAGCTTCCAGCGCGTAAGGATCAACGTGCGGGACGCGGTCGAGGCGACCGACCCGGCACAGCGCAAACTCTACGTCGACACGGTGGCGACCTTGCGCGGCAAGATCACCGATCTGGCAGGCCAGTACGAGAAGAGCATCAGCAGCGAGGATGGGCGCCGTCTCTTCGCCGACTTCAGCAAGGCCCGGGCGAGCTACCTAGGGTACGTCGACAAGATCCTCAGCCTGGACGAGTCGGGTAAAGAGGCGGAGGCCAGGGAGATACTGCACGGCGTGGCGAAACAGGCGGCCCTCGAGCAGCAGGCGCTCCTCGACAAGATGATGTCGGTCAAGGAGGACCAGGGGAGAGTGACGGCGCACAACAACGAACTCGCCGCCGTGGCAGCCGGCCGCACCATCGCCGCGCTGCTGGTCCTGGGGTTGGTGATCGCCCTGGTCTTAGGTGTCACGATCACCCGCATGATCACCCGTCCCCTGGACAAGGCGGTCAAGGTGGCAAACCAGCTCGCCGAGGGGGATCTCACCGTCGAGGTGGTGGTCGATTCCAAGGACGAGACCGGGCAACTTCAGGCGGCCATGGGGCACATGGTGGCGAACCTCAGGGAACTGGTTTCCCAGACGGTGCACATCTCGAGCAGCATAGCCTCCGCCTCAACGCAACTGCAGGGGACTTCGGCACAGATCGCCACCGGCGCCGAAGAGGTCGCCTCGCAGACCGGTACCGTGGCGACCGGCAGTGAGGAGATGGCGGCGACGAGCGCGGACATCGCCCGCAATTGCGTGCTGGCCGCCGAGGCGTCGCGTCAGTCGACCGAGTCGGCCCAGGGTGGTGCCAAGGTGGTGCAGGAAACCATCGTCGGCATGGGCGAGATCGCAGTTCGTGTGCGCAACACCTCGAAAACCGTCGAGGCCCTCGGGGTTCGCTCCGAGGAGATCGGGGACATCGTCGGGACCATCGAGGACATCGCGGACCAGACGAACCTCCTGGCACTGAACGCTGCCATCGAGGCGGCCAGGGCCGGTGAACAGGGGCGTGGTTTTGCGGTGGTGGCCGACGAGGTCCGTGCGCTCGCCGAGCGCACCAGCAAGGCGACCAAGGAGATCGGCGCCATGATCAAGGCGATCCAGGGCGA contains these protein-coding regions:
- a CDS encoding sigma-54-dependent transcriptional regulator; translation: MPNTTRILAVDDEPVFRFLLEKQLRDIGYTVHTAVDGLQALEVLEQQPIDLILSDLVMPRMDGLALIEEVQKRKAAPPIIVITAHGSVESAVEAMRRGAYDYLEKPYQPDDLRITIKRAIDYQHIVRENEQIKGLLSDRYTFQSVVTVNAAMKQVLELAARVATARQTTVAIYGESGSGKEVLARAIHFAGKGLPAEFVAVNCAAIPEHLMESELFGHVRGAFTGADRDREGKFSLARKGTILLDEIGDMPLALQAKLLRVLQERVFEKIGSNTPIPVSCRVIVATNRSLAELVAAGRFREDLYHRINVFPLTIPPLCERKDDIPILCDHILEQLRQHLGKPLPGISPQAMEVMLNYRWPGNVRELHNCLERAAILTDNELIRPEHLALAGASPGAEKPAADGDRVSYHLSLSPDELSLEALTEQILDVTLQRCGGNKSKAAQLLKVNRKAFYRS
- a CDS encoding methyl-accepting chemotaxis protein, with product MRTIRDLKVGTKLAAGFACVAVIAAVIGFIGIRGTNNLNAEGKRTYEKVTVPLGQLAGMSVSFQRVRINVRDAVEATDPAQRKLYVDTVATLRGKITDLAGQYEKSISSEDGRRLFADFSKARASYLGYVDKILSLDESGKEAEAREILHGVAKQAALEQQALLDKMMSVKEDQGRVTAHNNELAAVAAGRTIAALLVLGLVIALVLGVTITRMITRPLDKAVKVANQLAEGDLTVEVVVDSKDETGQLQAAMGHMVANLRELVSQTVHISSSIASASTQLQGTSAQIATGAEEVASQTGTVATGSEEMAATSADIARNCVLAAEASRQSTESAQGGAKVVQETIVGMGEIAVRVRNTSKTVEALGVRSEEIGDIVGTIEDIADQTNLLALNAAIEAARAGEQGRGFAVVADEVRALAERTSKATKEIGAMIKAIQGETREAVRAMDEGVKEAEKGAVSSQRSGEALEDILRCISEVSLQVSQIATAAEEQTATTTEVTSNIQQITDVVHHTARGAEETAMAAAQLAQQAEELQQLVSRFKLAA